One Nostoc punctiforme PCC 73102 DNA window includes the following coding sequences:
- a CDS encoding transposase, protein MLPSFYQKFLEKYLSQSQLITLKMLVWLLQNQKQVRLERLAATLPLPIQQNSRRRHLQRFLTLNALSVVLLWFPIIEEILGKQIKAGSQVIIALDRTQWKENNVLMVSVIYQKRAWPIYWYLLEKDGCSNFQEQQKVLRPVIRLLKNYKIVIIGDREFHSIELAEWLHRKNLSFVFRQKKDTTFREKRQKFQP, encoded by the coding sequence ATGTTGCCCTCATTCTATCAAAAGTTTTTAGAGAAATACCTGAGTCAATCACAGTTAATAACTTTGAAGATGTTGGTGTGGTTGTTACAAAATCAAAAACAAGTCAGATTAGAAAGGCTGGCTGCAACACTACCTTTACCCATACAGCAAAATAGTCGGAGGCGACACTTACAAAGATTCCTAACGCTGAATGCTTTGAGTGTAGTGTTACTGTGGTTTCCCATAATTGAAGAGATACTTGGTAAGCAAATCAAAGCTGGCTCACAAGTAATTATTGCACTAGATAGAACACAATGGAAAGAAAATAATGTGCTAATGGTAAGTGTAATTTACCAAAAAAGAGCATGGCCAATATATTGGTACTTGTTAGAAAAAGATGGTTGCAGTAACTTCCAAGAGCAACAAAAAGTTTTACGCCCAGTGATTCGCTTGTTAAAAAATTACAAAATAGTGATTATTGGCGATAGAGAGTTTCATAGTATAGAATTAGCGGAGTGGTTACACAGGAAGAATCTCAGCTTTGTATTCCGTCAAAAAAAGGACACAACCTTCCGAGAGAAAAGACAAAAATTTCAGCCTTGA